The Ranitomeya imitator isolate aRanImi1 chromosome 8, aRanImi1.pri, whole genome shotgun sequence genome window below encodes:
- the LEPROT gene encoding leptin receptor gene-related protein: MAGIKALVALSFSGAIGLTFLMLGCALETYKTYWPLFVLIFYVISPIPHFIATRVSDDSDAASSACRELAYFFTTGIVVSAFGLPIVLARMHVIFWGACGLVLAGNAVIFLTILGFFIVFGRGDDFSWEQW; this comes from the exons ATGGCGGGGATAAAAG cacttGTCGCCTTATCATTTAGTGGAGCCATTGGTTTGACCTTTCTCATGCTGGGATGTGCCTTAGAGACTTACAA GACCTATTGGCCCctctttgttttaatattttacgtTATTAGCCCCATTCCACATTTTATTGCCACAAGAGTCAGTGATGACAGCGATGCAGCGAGCAGTGCCTGCCGAGAATTGGCGTACTTTTTCACCACTGGGATTGTGGTCTCCGCATTTGGCCTCCCCATTGTTCTTGCCAGGATGCACGTG ATCTTCTGGGGAGCATGCGGCCTGGTCCTTGCAGGGAATGCAGTGATTTTCCTAACGATTCTGGGATTTTTCATTGTCTTTGGAAGAGGCGATGACTTTAGCTGGGAGCAGTGGTGA